A section of the Saccharopolyspora gregorii genome encodes:
- a CDS encoding penicillin-binding transpeptidase domain-containing protein, whose protein sequence is MTLPVSGCGLFDSGPSAQEVATAFLNTVAAGDTAGAAGRTDAPEKARQALDDARGELSPRAIDFNVTQVVEDEGGAPARATFDANWDLGDGRAWQYRGALELSESDQGWKVHWAPSVLHPKLADGQRLAFDEQRPEPRPVLDREGTELMRPEQIVTVTLDPQAAGDLPGVAEQLAAGLQPVDPEITRQTIVDGVNATEAGQPYVVVSLRQDDYDRVRPAIYDLPGVRFPAQTKLVAEERGYAAQALSGVSEQVDEQITANAGWNVHTADANGAPIEVLQEQPIRPVDQVRTTLSDRTQRAAEQALDPVPQAAMIVAMQPSTGDVLAVAQNDPADAQGAPALTGQFPPGSTFKIMTAAAGLEAGKVTVDQPVECPASKVFDGRTIPNDKDFDLGVVPLRTAFAKSCNTTFAQLAVDLPAQALTDMAKRLGIGVDFEVPGITTITGQAPPGENTTGRAANGFGQGTVLTSPFGMALASATVANGSMPTPKLIEGAETKADSQVEPLSPQVLDQLRPMMREVVLSGTATAVAGEGEVAGKTGTAQFGDGTHSHGWFVGYRDDLAFAVLLEDSGESKPAVQVAQSFLSNVP, encoded by the coding sequence CGGCCTGTTCGATTCCGGGCCGTCCGCCCAAGAGGTCGCCACGGCGTTCCTGAACACCGTCGCCGCCGGGGACACCGCGGGTGCGGCCGGCCGGACCGACGCCCCGGAGAAGGCCCGGCAGGCCCTGGACGACGCGCGCGGCGAGCTGTCCCCGCGCGCGATCGACTTCAACGTGACCCAGGTCGTCGAGGACGAGGGCGGCGCCCCCGCCCGCGCCACCTTCGACGCGAACTGGGACCTCGGTGACGGTCGCGCCTGGCAGTACCGGGGCGCGCTGGAGCTCAGCGAATCCGACCAGGGCTGGAAGGTGCACTGGGCGCCGTCGGTGCTGCACCCGAAGCTCGCCGACGGCCAGCGGCTCGCGTTCGACGAGCAGCGCCCGGAACCGCGGCCGGTGCTCGACCGCGAAGGCACCGAGCTGATGCGGCCCGAGCAGATCGTCACCGTCACCCTCGACCCGCAGGCCGCGGGCGACCTGCCCGGCGTGGCCGAGCAGCTCGCCGCCGGGTTGCAGCCGGTGGACCCGGAGATCACCCGGCAGACCATCGTCGACGGCGTGAACGCCACCGAAGCCGGCCAGCCGTACGTGGTGGTGTCGCTGCGCCAGGACGACTACGACCGGGTGCGCCCGGCGATCTACGACCTGCCCGGGGTGCGGTTCCCGGCGCAGACGAAGCTGGTCGCCGAGGAGCGCGGGTACGCCGCGCAAGCCCTGTCCGGGGTGTCCGAGCAGGTCGACGAGCAGATCACCGCGAACGCGGGCTGGAACGTGCACACCGCGGACGCGAACGGTGCCCCGATCGAGGTCCTCCAGGAGCAGCCGATCCGGCCGGTGGACCAGGTGCGCACCACGCTCAGCGACCGGACCCAGCGGGCCGCGGAACAAGCCCTGGACCCGGTGCCGCAGGCCGCGATGATCGTCGCGATGCAGCCCTCCACCGGCGACGTGCTGGCGGTCGCGCAGAACGACCCGGCCGACGCCCAGGGCGCCCCGGCGCTGACCGGCCAGTTCCCGCCCGGATCCACCTTCAAGATCATGACCGCGGCGGCGGGCCTGGAGGCGGGCAAGGTGACCGTCGACCAGCCGGTGGAGTGCCCGGCCAGCAAGGTCTTCGACGGCCGCACCATCCCGAACGACAAGGACTTCGACCTGGGCGTCGTGCCGTTGCGCACCGCGTTCGCGAAGTCCTGCAACACCACGTTCGCGCAGCTCGCGGTGGATCTGCCCGCGCAGGCGCTGACCGACATGGCGAAGCGGCTCGGCATCGGCGTCGACTTCGAGGTCCCGGGCATCACCACGATCACCGGCCAGGCGCCGCCCGGGGAGAACACCACCGGCCGCGCCGCGAACGGCTTCGGGCAGGGCACCGTGCTGACCAGCCCGTTCGGGATGGCGCTGGCCTCGGCGACGGTCGCGAACGGGTCGATGCCCACCCCGAAGCTGATCGAGGGCGCCGAGACGAAGGCCGATTCGCAGGTCGAGCCGCTGTCGCCGCAGGTCCTGGACCAGTTGCGGCCGATGATGCGGGAGGTCGTGCTGTCCGGGACGGCCACCGCCGTAGCCGGGGAGGGCGAGGTCGCGGGCAAGACCGGCACCGCGCAGTTCGGCGACGGCACGCATTCGCACGGCTGGTTCGTCGGCTACCGCGACGACCTGGCGTTCGCGGTGCTGCTGGAGGACTCGGGCGAGTCCAAGCCCGCGGTGCAGGTCGCGCAGAGCTTCCTGTCGAACGTGCCCTGA
- a CDS encoding type II toxin-antitoxin system Phd/YefM family antitoxin — protein MERIGVRELRQNASRYLRRVATGESILITDRGRTVAVLNPPSRERSLYDELIAAGELIPGDGGELPEPLDADGPLGDDRGERERH, from the coding sequence ATGGAGCGGATCGGGGTGCGCGAGCTGCGGCAGAACGCCAGCCGGTACCTGCGCCGGGTGGCGACCGGGGAATCGATCCTGATCACCGATCGCGGACGCACGGTCGCGGTGCTCAACCCGCCGTCGCGCGAGCGCTCGCTCTACGACGAGCTGATCGCCGCCGGGGAGCTCATCCCCGGCGACGGCGGTGAGCTGCCGGAACCGCTCGACGCGGACGGTCCGCTCGGCGACGACCGAGGTGAACGGGAGCGGCATTGA
- a CDS encoding PIN domain-containing protein, whose protein sequence is MIYFDSSALVKLIAPEPESVALSEWVRARLEQPRITSAISQVDVLRTFREQGPAIEDLATIVLSKLDRLPVKQDVLDGAAALRSRVSPLEAIHLASACKLREGLHAYVSYDGALLAAAAEEGLATASPGA, encoded by the coding sequence TTGATCTACTTCGATTCCTCCGCGCTGGTGAAGCTGATCGCGCCCGAGCCGGAGAGCGTGGCGCTGAGCGAATGGGTGCGGGCCCGCCTGGAGCAGCCCCGCATCACCAGCGCCATCTCCCAGGTGGACGTGCTGCGCACGTTCCGCGAGCAGGGACCGGCCATCGAGGACCTGGCCACGATCGTCCTGTCGAAGCTGGACCGGCTGCCGGTGAAGCAGGACGTGCTGGACGGCGCGGCGGCGCTGCGGTCGCGGGTGAGCCCGCTGGAGGCGATCCACCTCGCCTCCGCCTGCAAGCTCCGCGAAGGCCTGCACGCCTACGTCTCCTACGACGGGGCGCTGCTGGCCGCCGCCGCGGAGGAAGGTCTCGCCACCGCATCACCGGGGGCTTGA
- the map gene encoding type I methionyl aminopeptidase has product MPVRAPLQPGVQTPRRPVPVTIERPEYVDKPAPRRNTDPDVQPPEVIEAMRVAGRLAAQALELAGKTVQPGVTTDRVDEVVHEFFVDHGVYPSTLGYRGFPKSCCTSLNEVICHGIPDSTVIEDGDIVNVDVTGFVGGVHGDTNATFIAGEASEEVRLLVERTHEATMRGIKAAKPGRQLNVVGRVIESYAKRFGYGVVRDFTGHGIGRSFHSGLVVLHYDEPSVQTVLEPGMTFTIEPMITLGTHEYDLWEDGWTVTTQDKSWTAQFEHTILITEDGNEILTLP; this is encoded by the coding sequence ATGCCCGTACGCGCACCGTTGCAGCCAGGAGTCCAGACGCCCCGCCGGCCGGTGCCGGTGACGATCGAGCGGCCCGAGTACGTCGACAAGCCCGCTCCGCGGCGCAACACCGACCCGGACGTGCAGCCGCCCGAGGTGATCGAGGCGATGCGCGTGGCGGGCAGGCTGGCCGCGCAGGCGCTGGAGCTGGCGGGCAAGACGGTCCAGCCGGGCGTGACCACCGACCGCGTGGACGAGGTGGTGCACGAGTTCTTCGTGGACCACGGGGTGTACCCGTCGACGCTCGGCTACCGCGGTTTCCCGAAGTCCTGCTGCACCTCGCTGAACGAGGTGATCTGCCACGGCATCCCGGACTCGACGGTGATCGAGGACGGCGACATCGTCAACGTCGACGTCACCGGGTTCGTCGGCGGCGTGCACGGCGACACGAACGCGACCTTCATCGCGGGCGAGGCCTCCGAGGAGGTGCGGCTGCTGGTGGAGCGGACCCACGAGGCCACGATGCGCGGCATCAAGGCGGCGAAGCCGGGCCGCCAGCTCAACGTGGTGGGCCGCGTCATCGAGTCCTACGCGAAGCGGTTCGGCTACGGCGTGGTGCGCGACTTCACCGGGCACGGCATCGGGCGTTCGTTCCACTCCGGGCTGGTGGTGCTGCACTACGACGAGCCGTCGGTGCAGACGGTGCTGGAGCCGGGCATGACGTTCACCATCGAGCCGATGATCACGCTCGGCACCCACGAGTACGACCTGTGGGAGGACGGCTGGACGGTGACCACGCAGGACAAGTCGTGGACCGCCCAGTTCGAGCACACCATCTTGATCACCGAAGACGGCAACGAGATCCTCACCCTGCCGTGA
- a CDS encoding cobyric acid synthase, whose amino-acid sequence MSGLLVAGTTSDAGKSVLVAGICRWLAREGVRVAPFKAQNMSNNSVVCPDGGEIGRAQAVQAAACGLAPSVRFNPVLLKPGGDRTSQVVVLGRVAGEVTALSYRERKAALLEVVSATLQELRGEYDQVICEGAGSPAEINLRATDIANMGLAQAAGLPVLVVGDIDRGGVFAALYGTLALLDAADQALVTGFVINKFRGDPALLESGLAQVKALTGRPVQGVLPWSEELWLDAEDSLSYVADGVVGSPAPPRGDQWLRVAVPKLPRISNATDIEALAAEPGVAVRFVTEPSRLTDADLVVLPGSKATVSDLAWLHRTGLADAVLAHARAGLPVFGICGGFQMLSRRITDEVESGGGVVDGLGLLDVEIEFAAEKTLRTPSGTAFGEPVTGYEIHHGVPVRPGDALTPLLETGSGPEGAVDGAVAGTHWHGLFENDAFRRRFLAHVAAQAGRDGFTAAPDVSFAALREGQLDLLGDLVERHLDTGALRRLLDRGAPCGLPVIGPAAMRAGE is encoded by the coding sequence GTGAGCGGGTTGCTCGTCGCGGGCACGACCTCGGACGCGGGCAAGAGCGTGCTGGTCGCCGGCATCTGCCGGTGGCTGGCGCGGGAGGGCGTTCGGGTGGCGCCGTTCAAGGCGCAGAACATGTCGAACAACTCCGTGGTGTGCCCGGACGGCGGCGAGATCGGCCGCGCGCAGGCGGTGCAGGCCGCGGCGTGCGGGCTGGCGCCGTCGGTGCGATTCAACCCGGTGCTGCTCAAGCCGGGCGGGGACCGCACCTCGCAGGTCGTGGTGCTGGGCCGGGTCGCCGGGGAGGTCACGGCGCTGTCGTACCGGGAGCGCAAGGCGGCCCTGCTGGAGGTCGTGTCGGCGACGTTGCAGGAGCTGCGCGGCGAGTACGACCAGGTGATCTGCGAGGGCGCCGGGTCGCCCGCGGAGATCAACCTGCGGGCCACCGACATCGCGAACATGGGGTTGGCGCAGGCGGCGGGCTTGCCGGTGCTGGTGGTCGGCGACATCGACCGGGGCGGGGTGTTCGCCGCGCTCTACGGCACCTTGGCGCTGCTGGACGCGGCGGACCAGGCGCTGGTCACCGGCTTCGTGATCAACAAGTTCCGGGGCGATCCGGCGCTGCTCGAATCCGGGCTGGCGCAGGTGAAGGCGCTGACCGGGCGCCCGGTGCAGGGTGTGCTGCCGTGGTCGGAGGAGCTGTGGCTGGACGCGGAGGACTCGCTGTCCTACGTCGCCGACGGCGTGGTGGGCAGCCCGGCGCCGCCGCGCGGTGACCAGTGGCTGCGGGTGGCGGTGCCGAAGCTGCCGCGCATCTCGAACGCCACCGACATCGAGGCGCTGGCCGCGGAACCGGGCGTGGCGGTGCGGTTCGTGACCGAGCCGTCGCGGCTGACCGACGCGGACCTGGTGGTGCTGCCCGGGTCGAAGGCGACCGTCTCGGACCTGGCGTGGCTGCACCGCACCGGGCTGGCGGACGCGGTGCTCGCGCACGCGCGGGCGGGGCTGCCGGTGTTCGGGATCTGCGGTGGTTTCCAGATGCTGTCGCGGCGGATCACCGACGAGGTGGAGTCCGGCGGCGGTGTCGTGGACGGGCTGGGCCTGCTCGACGTGGAGATCGAGTTCGCGGCGGAGAAGACGCTGCGCACGCCGAGCGGCACCGCCTTCGGCGAACCGGTCACCGGCTACGAGATCCACCACGGCGTCCCGGTGCGGCCGGGCGACGCGCTGACGCCGCTGCTGGAGACCGGGTCGGGCCCGGAAGGCGCGGTGGACGGTGCGGTGGCGGGCACGCACTGGCACGGGCTGTTCGAGAACGACGCGTTCCGCCGCCGGTTCCTCGCGCACGTCGCCGCGCAGGCGGGGCGGGACGGGTTCACCGCCGCGCCGGACGTGTCGTTCGCGGCGCTGCGCGAGGGGCAGCTGGACCTGCTCGGCGATCTGGTGGAGCGGCACCTGGACACCGGTGCGCTGCGGCGGCTGCTGGACCGCGGTGCGCCGTGCGGGTTGCCGGTGATCGGTCCCGCGGCGATGCGTGCGGGGGAGTGA
- a CDS encoding type II toxin-antitoxin system Phd/YefM family antitoxin, producing MATEFSADEAQARLPELLDRVESGEEIVITRFGAPSVALHRAGSRRSPEVVSAGVLTAAWLAPIAGGAVADAGFDVGTDYSPGEVGFSG from the coding sequence ATGGCGACTGAATTCTCCGCGGACGAAGCGCAGGCGCGGCTGCCGGAGCTGCTGGACCGCGTGGAATCGGGGGAGGAGATCGTCATCACCCGGTTCGGGGCGCCGTCGGTGGCGCTGCACCGCGCGGGTTCCCGCCGCTCACCGGAGGTGGTGAGCGCGGGCGTGCTCACCGCGGCGTGGCTGGCGCCGATCGCCGGCGGTGCGGTCGCGGACGCCGGGTTCGACGTGGGGACCGATTACTCGCCGGGCGAGGTCGGCTTCTCCGGCTGA